One Eriocheir sinensis breed Jianghai 21 chromosome 32, ASM2467909v1, whole genome shotgun sequence genomic region harbors:
- the LOC127006060 gene encoding putative nuclease HARBI1, producing the protein MPTNIYDVNRTAAAFSFIGGFPRVIGAIDCTHIPIKAPIENEHIYVNRKSFHSLNVQVICNAEMLITSFSVKYPGATNDAFIWRNCPLRDRFEAGTFRDFHLLGDCGYPLEPYLLTPFHDPMTEGERQYNRSHKTTRVIIEQTFGVLKSRFLCLHRSGGSLQYDPKKCAKIAATCMWLHNRCIRRRIPMIAPVGNDDGMNNDNDIIHGDHNPTGQDVRREIVEGFFT; encoded by the coding sequence ATGCCAACCAATATCTATGATGTGAACAGAACAGCAGCCGCATTTAGTTTTATAGGTGGTTTCCCCAGAGTAATTGGTGCCATAGATTGCACGCACATACCTATTAAGGCACCTATTGAAAATGAACATATTTATGTAAATAGAAAGAGTTTCCATTCTCTGAATGTGCAAGTCATTTGCAATGCTGAGATGCTGATTACCAGCTTCAGTGTCAAGTATCCTGGTGCCACAAATGATGCCTTCATTTGGAGAAATTGCCCTTTAAGAGACAGATTTGAGGCTGGGACCTTCAGAGATTTTCATCTGTTAGGAGACTGTGGATATCCTCTTGAACCATACCTGCTGACACCCTTCCATGACCCCATGACTGAAGGTGAGCGGCAGTACAACAGGAGCCACAAAACTACAAGGGTCATCATTGAACAAACCTTTGGTGTCCTGAAGTCTCGCTTTCTCTGCCTTCACCGTTCAGGTGGATCGCTGCAGTACGACCCCAAGAAGTGTGCTAAAATAGCTGCTACGTGCATGTGGCTCCACAATAGGTGCATAAGAAGAAGAATTCCAATGATCGCACCAGTTGGGAATGATGATGGTATGAATAATGACAATGACATCATACATGGTGATCACAACCCCACAGGGCAAGATGTGAGGAGGGAAATAGTTGAGGGCTTTTTCACCTAA